A single Danio rerio strain Tuebingen ecotype United States chromosome 17, GRCz12tu, whole genome shotgun sequence DNA region contains:
- the zfp36l1a gene encoding mRNA decay activator protein ZFP36L1a, translating to MTTAVVSPFFDFSEMINNKNKMLNYNNNILSSPHPVSVPCTGTSLSISNPTGCLLDRKAVGTPSTGGVYQRRHSVTSANTKLNQNQFLNIAKADPSLLGSGTGTTGSSNKENRLRDRSFSETGDRLLQKCSGPGGPNSQVNSSRYKTELCRPFEENGACKYGDKCQFAHGIHELRSLSRHPKYKTELCRTFHTIGFCPYGPRCHFIHNAEERRGPPPTPSPLSASNKMERPRLQHSYSFAGFPSSGGLRDSPTSVTPPPIFSPDELPEWPSSNPFTYSSQELANFFSPSLGNAPLSCSDPSSQAPPSPTSTPFYFRAMSESPNLYESPSSQPDSLSDQEGYQSSSSGSLSGSESPVLDTTRRLPIFSRLSISDD from the exons ATGACCACAGCCGTGGTGTCGCCTTTCTTCGACTTCAGCGAAATGATCAACAACAAG AACAAAATGCTAAACTACAATAATAACATCCTCAGTTCTCCGCACCCTGTCTCCGTCCCTTGCACTGGGACTAGTCTGTCCATCTCTAACCCCACTGGTTGCCTGCTGGACAGGAAGGCTGTGGGGACACCCTCTACTGGTGGGGTTTACCAGCGCCGGCACTCTGTAACTTCGGCTAACACCAAACTCAACCAAAACCAGTTTTTGAACATTGCTAAGGCAGATCCATCCCTGCTTGGTTCAGGGACAGGAACCACCGGCAGCAGCAACAAAGAGAACCGACTCCGAGACCGCTCTTTCTCAGAGACAGGGGATCGCCTGCTACAGAAGTGTTCGGGCCCTGGAGGCCCCAACAGCCAGGTCAACTCGAGCCGCTACAAGACAGAGTTATGCAGGCCATTCGAGGAGAATGGAGCTTGCAAGTACGGTGACAAGTGCCAGTTTGCCCATGGCATTCATGAGTTGCGTAGCTTGAGTCGCCATCCCAAGTACAAGACTGAGCTTTGCCGCACATTCCACACCATTGGCTTCTGCCCTTATGGCCCGCGCTGCCACTTCATCCACAATGCAGAAGAGCGACGAGGGCCTCCTCCAACCCCATCCCCCCTTTCAGCATCCAACAAGATGGAGAGGCCAAGGCTGCAACACAGCTACAGCTTCGCGGGGTTCCCCAGCTCTGGAGGCTTGAGGGACAGCCCCACTTCAGTCACCCCACCACCTATATTTTCCCCCGATGAGCTGCCCGAGTGGCCTAGCAGCAACCCCTTCACGTATTCCAGCCAGGAGCTGGCCAACTTCTTCAGCCCCAGCCTGGGTAATGCACCTTTGTCCTGCTCTGACCCTTCCTCCCAGGCGCCACCTTCGCCAACATCAACCCCTTTCTACTTCAGGGCAATGTCAGAGTCTCCAAACCTCTACGAGTCTCCATCCAGTCAGCCAGACTCACTTTCTGACCAAGAGGGCTACCAGAGCAGCTCAAGTGGAAGTCTAAGTGGATCTGAATCTCCCGTCCTTGACACCACTCGCCGACTGCCCATCTTCAGCAGGCTTTCCATCTCCGATGACTAA